The proteins below are encoded in one region of Lonchura striata isolate bLonStr1 chromosome 1, bLonStr1.mat, whole genome shotgun sequence:
- the LOC144246217 gene encoding patched domain-containing protein 3-like encodes MAGPRDPAERCSCRNTNCVERPLRRLFEGLASAVAACPWPFVLVPLLLSGVLGAGFVFLPQRQANDIEEQFTPTWGPAKAERDFVRRHFPTDDSERFSAPRLPTEGAYAALIAVATNGTSVLEPAAWAEVLRLNAAVRDADYERLCARSAGGCASPNPLLSRRGDAGPPAPGSLRFPVNGSEFLGAALGGVETDGGRLLGARALKLVYYLREDGPEAQDSRQWLESFLQDIPAKVKELRLGSIQVTYFTSLSRQEEFEGNTRSVIPLFSITYFLTITFSIISCLRLNCIRNNTWLASCGVLSSGLAVLSSFGLLLFCGVPFVVTVANAPFLILGVGVDDMFIMIASWEQSLRKKEKSNVKSLLAETYTEAALSVTITTLTDVLAFFIGTWTVFPSVRSFCLYTGTAFVFCYVYTLTFFGAVLVLNHKREQGNRHWLTCMRVDVGKDQAENCCLYNACCIGSCSGQPSQPEGEHPMSTFFKKYYGPFITNKWIKVLMVLLYGAYLGGSIYGCTQIREGIDLRNLANDASYVIPYYDDEDKYFSTYGPRVMVVIAESVDYWNESVRLGIESCTQNLENISYVDKNYSESWLRVYTGLAKRGLVNIDSKTDFLNNLTVLFRILPSFEWDINKTQDEIEASRFFIQTVNVTSAVDEKNLLSQLREAAKQCSIPLKVYHPAFIYYDQYLVIVQNTVQNVVIAAGAMLVVSLLLIPNPLCCLWVTFAIASVIVGVAGFMTFWNVNLDSISMINLVICIGFSVDFSAHISYAFVTSGESSANKRSIEALSLLGYPVLQGAVSTILGVVVLAASNAYIFRTFFKIMFLVILFGALHGLVFIPVFLTFFGNFGSSPHNTVSKKLEHRFRNDKDCP; translated from the exons ATGGCGGGGCCGCGGGACCCCGCGGAGCGCTGCTCCTGCCGCAACACCAACTGCGTGGAGCGGCCGCTGCGCCGGCTCTTCGAAGGGCTGGCGAGCGCCGTGGCCGCCTGCCCCTGGCCCTTCGTGCTGGTGCCGCTGCTGCTGTCCGGCGTGCTGGGCGCCGGCTTCGTCTTCTTACCGCAGCGGCAGGCGAACGACATCGAGGAGCAGTTCACGCCGACGTGGGGGCCCGCCAAGGCCGAGCGCGACTTCGTGCGGCGGCACTTCCCCACCGACGACTCGGAGCGCTTCTCCGCCCCGCGGCTGCCCACCGAGGGCGCCTACGCCGCCCTCATCGCCGTGGCGACGAACGGGACCTCGGTCCTGGAGCCGGCGGCGTGGGCAGAGGTGCTGCGGCTGAACGCGGCCGTGCGCGACGCCGACTACGAGCGGCTCTGCGCCCGCAGCGCCGgcggctgtgccagccccaacCCGCTGCTGTCGCGGCGGGGCGATGCGGGACCGCCCGCCCCGGGCAGCCTCCGCTTCCCCGTCAACGGCAGCGAGTTCCTGGGGGCCGCGCTGGGCGGCGTGGAGACGGACGGCGGGCGGCTGCTCGGGGCGCGGGCCCTGAAGCTGGTGTATTACCTGCGGGAGGACGGCCCCGAGGCGCAGGACAGCCGGCAGTGGCTGGagagcttcctgcaggacatcccGGCCAAAGTGAAGGAATTGCGCCTCGGCTCCATTCAG GTGACTTACTTTACCTCGCTGTCCAGACAAGAGGAGTTTGAAGGCAATACCAGGAGTGTGATCCCGCTCTTCTCCATAACATATTTCCTGACAATAACCTTTTCAATCATCTCTTGCCTAAG actGAACTGCATAAGAAATAACACCTGGCTTGCAAGCTGTGGAGTGCTTTCTTCTGGCTTAGCAGTATTAAGCAGCTTTGGATTGCTGCTCTTCTGTGGAGTGCCATTTGTGGTCACTGTAGCAAATGCACCATTCCTGATTCTGG GGGTTGGCGTTGATGACATGTTCATCATGATTGCTTCCTGGGAACAaagtttaaggaaaaaagagaagtcCAATGTTAAATCTCTGCTGGCTGAGACTTACACAGAGGCAGCGCTTTCTGTGACCATCACCACTCTGACAGATGTTTTGGCCTTCTTCATTGGCACCTGGACTGTTTTTCCATCTGTGAGGTCTTTTTGCCTCTATACGGGCACAGCTTTTGTCTTCTGCTATGTATATACCCTGACCTTCTTTGGGGCAGTTCTGGTATTAAATCACAAAAGGGAGCAAGGGAACCGACACTGGCTGACTTGTATGCGTGTGGATGTAGGTAAAGATCAGGCTGAGAACTGCTGCTTGTACAATGCTTGCTGTATTGGCAGTTGTTCTGGGCAGCCATCTCAGCCAGAAGGTGAGCATCCAATGAgcacattctttaaaaaatattatggcCCTTTTATTACAAATAAATGGATCAAGGTGCTCATGGTGTTGCTGTATGGAGCATATTTGGGTGGCAGCATTTATGGGTGTACTCAGATCAGGGAAGGCATCGATCTCCGAAATCTGGCAAATGATGCCTCCTACGTTATTCCATACTATGATGATGAAGACAAATACTTCTCCACATATGGACCCCGGGTCATGGTTGTCATTGCTGAGAGTGTAGATTACTGGAATGAGTCGGTGCGTCTTGGCATTGAGAGCTGCACACAGAATTTAGAGAACATTTCCTATGTAGATAAGAACTACTCGGAGTCATGGCTGAGAGTATACACAGGACTTGCCAAAAGGGGTTTGGTAAATATAGACAGTAAGACTGACTTCTTAAATAACTTAACTGTACTGTTCAGAATTCTTCCCAGTTTTGAGTGGGACATAAACAAGACTCAGGATGAAATAGAGGCTTCGCGCTTCTTCATCCAGACAGTGAATGTGACATCAGCCGTGGACGAGAAGAATCTCCTCAGTCAGTTAAGGGAGGCAGCCAAGCAGTGCAGCATTCCACTGAAGGTGTATCACCCAGCCTTCATCTACTATGACCAGTACCTGGTAATAGTGCAGAACACTGTTCAGAACGTTGTCATTGCTGCCGGGGCCATGCTCGTTGTCTCCCTTCTGCTCATTCCCAACCCATTGTGCTGCTTGTGGGTGACTTTTGCTATAGCCTCTGTTATAGTTGGCGTTGCTGGTTTCATGACATTCTGGAACGTCAACCTCGATTCCATATCCATGATCAACCTGGTCATTTGCATTGGGTTTTCAGTAGATTTTTCTGCTCATATTTCCTATGCCTTTGTTACGAGTGGAGAGTCATCAGCCAATAAAAGGTCAATTGAAGCTCTGTCCCTGCTAGGTTACCCAGTTCTACAGGGTGCAGTTTCTACGATATTAGGCGTAGTTGTCCTGGCTGCATCAAACGCCTATATCTTTAGGACATTCTTCAAGATCATGTTCCTTGTTATTTTGTTTGGGGCTCTTCATGGTCTTGTTTTTATTCCAGTGTTTTTAACCTTTTTTGGAAACTTTGGCAGTTCACCTCACAATACCGTGTCTAAAAAGTTAGAGCATAGGTTTAGAAATGATAAAGACTGTCCatga